The Camelina sativa cultivar DH55 chromosome 16, Cs, whole genome shotgun sequence sequence GTAGAGAAACTGACTACGCTTAAAGTGAATGAAGACAAAAGCTTCATCCCACCGTTGGCCGGACTATACTCCTCCGGCGTCGTCGAGGATCTCCGGTGGTTCGAGGAATCAATCTCACCATGCCAATGAGGCACCTCAACGCTATCGCCGTTTTACTAATGATGTTCTTTACTCTCTTAATCCTATCTTTCACAGGCGTTTTAGAATTCCCAGCTGCTTCAACTTCGATCCCGGCAACGAAATTACCTGATTCAACATCGGATCCGTTCAGTGACGTCCTCTTAGCTTATAAAAAATGGGACTTTCGAGTGGGTTGTGCTCGGTTTAAGGAGAATCATAAGGATTCGATCCGTGGCAATGTTAGTTCGGGTTCTTTACAAGTATCTGGTGGTGAGTTGGGTTGTGGTAAGCTTAAGATGGAGCATGTTAAGGTTTTGGTTAAAGGGTGGACTTGGATTCCGGATAATTTGGAAAATTTGTATTCTTGTCGATGTGGGATGACTTGTTTGTGGACTAAATCACCGGTTTTGGTTGATTCACCTGATGCTTTGTTATTTGAGACCACAACTCCTCCGCTTCAGGTAAATTACTTGTTTGATTCTGGTGGTTTTGTTTAAAGCATGCGTTTTGGAGAGTAGTTTATAGATTTGGATGATTAGGACAGTTTAGATcacactttctcttttttggcCCCCAAATTGGATGTGATCTTGTGATGTCTGCTGCACTCTAGCTCTTTATTGTGGTGTGTTTAGGCTATCAATTCTTGGTGTGTTTAGGCTATCAATTCTTGGTGTGTTTAGGCTATCAATTCTTGGATTTTCTGTGGGTTATAGTCTCAAGAGCTGCATTTCTATGGATCTGATTGTGGTGTGTTTAGGCTATCAATTCTTGGATTTTCTGTGGATTAGTCTCAAGAGCTGCATTTTAATGTATCATTGTATCTGATTGTGCTGTCACGTCTTAGTTGAAACTTTGTGTAATGCTGTTCCTGTCTTGACCAATTTGGAGATGGAGCTGCTTGTGTATTGGTTTTGGAAAGTGGTACATAGTTTTGGATGTTCAGGGGAAATTAAAATCTCATATGGTCTTATTTTCTCTCAAATATGATGTGTGATCCTTCAGTGTCACTATAGGTGATCTTTCAAATATTGTGATCCGgagtttcttgctttttttccATAGAGACGTGTTGGAGACCCTCTCCGTGTGTTCATGGAGCTAGAGGCTGGAAGAAAACGCTCAGGCTGTGAAGATATATTCATCAGCTACCATGCCAAAGACGATGTCCAAACAACTTACGCGGGTGCGCTCTTTCATAATAACAGAAACTATCACATCTCTCCACATAAAAACAATGTAAGTAAACTCCAATTCTATATGcatttctctttcattttcctcTGTTGTCTAATTCGATTGTTAACCATTTGCACAGGATGTTCTGGTGTATTGGTCTTCCTCAAGATGCCTCCCTCACAGAGACCGTCTCGCAAAAAGCCTACTCGATCTGATTCCCCACCATTCTTTGGGTAAGTGTCTAAACAATGTCGGTGGCTTGGACGCAGCGCTCTCTATGTATCCAGAATGTGTTGCCGAGTCCAACACTGAGCCAAAATGGTACGATCACCTCCACTGTACCATGTCACACTACAAGTTCGTCCTTGCAATCGAAAACACAGTCACTGAATCATACGTGACCGAGAAGCTTTTCTATGCGCTCGACTCTGGCTCTGTTCCGATATATTTCGGGGCCTCTAACGTGCAAGACTTTGTCCCTCCCCATTCCGTGATCGACGGTAGCAAATTCAGCTCGATGCAGGAATTGGCTACGTACGTGAAACGGCTCGGTGATGATCCTGTGGCTTACTCGGAGTACCACGCGTGGAGGCGGTGTGGACTAGTGGGGAACTATGGGAAAACCCGCGCAGTGAGTCTCGATACGTTGCCGTGTCGGTTGTGCGAAGAGATTAGCAGAAGAGGCGGNNNNNNNNNNNNNNNNNNNNNNNNNNNNNNNNNNNNNNNNNNNNNNNNNNNNNNNNNNNNNNNNNNNNNNNNNNNNNNNNNNNNNNNNNNNNNNNNNNNNNNNNNNNNNNNNNNNNNNNNNNNNNNNNNNNNNNNNNNNNNNNNNNNNNNNNNNNNNNNNNNNNNNNNNNNNNNNNNNNNNNNNNNNNNNNNNNNNNNNNNNNNNNNNNNNNNNNNNNNNNNNNNNNNNNNNNNNNNNNNNNNNNNNNNNNNNNNNNNNNNNNNNNNNNNNNNNNNNNNNNNNNNNNNNNNNNNNNNNNNNNNNNNNNNNNNNNNNNNNNNNNNNNNNNNNNNNNNNNNNNNNNNNNNNNNNNNNNNNNNNNNNNNNNNNNNNNNNNNNNNNNNNNNNNNNNNNNNNNNNNNNNNNNNNNNNNNNNNNNNNNNNNNNNNNNNNNNNNNNNNNNNNNNNNNNNNNNNNNNNNNNNNNNNNNNNNNNNNNNNNNNNNNNNNNNNNNNNNNNNNNNNNNNNNNNNNNNNNNNNNNNNNNNNNNNNNNNNNNNNNNNNNNNNNNNNNNNNNNNNNNNNNNNNNNNNNNNNNNNNNNNNNNNNNNNNNNNNNNNNNNNNNNNNNNNNNNNNNNNNNNNNNNNNNNNNNNNNNNNNNNNNNNNNNNNNNNNNNNNNNNNNNNNNNNNNNNNNNNNNNNNNNNNNNNNNNNNNNNNNNNNNNNNNNNNNNNNNNNNNNNNNNNNNNNNNNNNNNNNNNNNNNNNNNNNNNNNNNNNNNNNNNNNNNNNNNNNNNNNNNNNNNNNNNNNNNNNNNNNNNNNNNNNNNNNNNNNNNNNNNNNNNNNNNNNNNNNNNNNNNNNNNNNNNNNNNNNNNNNNNNNNNNNNNNNNNNNNNNNNNNNNNNNNNNNNNNNNNNNNNNNNNNNNNNNNNNNNNNNNNNNNNNNNNNNNNNNNNNNNNNNNNNNNNNNNNNNNNNNNNNNNNNNNNNNNNNNNNNNNNNNNNNNNNNNNNNNNNNNNNNNNNNNNNNNNNNNNNNNNNNNNNNNNNNNNNNNNNNNNNNNNNNNNNNNNNNNNNNNNNNNNNNNNNNNNNNNNNNNNNNNNNNNNNNNNNNNNNNNNNNNNNNNNNNNNNNNNNNNNNNNNNNNNNNNNNNNNNNNNNNNNNNNNNNNNNNNNNNNNNNNNNNNNNNNNNNNNNNNNNNNNNNNNNNNNNNNNNNNNNNNNNNNNNNNNNNNNNNNNNNNNNNNNNNNNNNNNNNNNNNNNNNNNNNNNNNNNNNNNNNNNNNNNNNNNNNNNNNNNNNNNNNNNNNNNNNNNNNNNNNNNNNNNNNNNNNNNNNNNNNNNNNNNNNNNNNNNNNNNNNNNNNNNNNNNNNNNNNNNNNNNNNNNNNNNNNNNNNNNNNNNNNNNNNNNNNNNNNNNNNNNNNNNNNNNNNNNNNNNNNNNNNNNNNNNNNNNNNNNNNNNNNNNNNNNNNNNNNNNNNNNNNNNNNNNNNNNNNNNNNNNNNNNNNNNNNNNNNNNNNNNNNNNNNNNNNNNNNNNNNNNNNNNNNNNNNNNNNNNNNNNNNNNNNNNNNNNNNNNNNNNNNNNNNNNNNNNNNNNNNNNNNNNNNNNNNNNNNNNNNNNNNNNNNNNNNNNNNNNNNNNNNNNNNNNNNNNNNNNNNNNNNNNNNNNNNNNNNNNNNNNNNNNNNNNNNNNNNNNNNNNNNNNNNNNNNNNNNNNNNNNNNNNNNNNNNNNNNNNNNNNNNNNNNNNNNNNNNNNNNNNNNNNNNNNNNNNNNNNNNNNNNNNNNNNNNNNNNNNNNNNNNNNNNNNNNNNNNNNNNNNNNNNNNNNNNNNNNNNNNNNNNNNNNNNNNNNNNNNNNNNNNNNNNNNNNNNNNNNNNNNNNNNNNNNNNNNNNNNNNNNNNNNNNNNNNNNNNNNNNNNNNNNNNNNNNNNNNNNNNNNNNNNNNNNNNNNNNNNNNNNNNNNNNNNNNNNNNNNNNNNNNNNNNNNNNNNNNNNNNNNNNNNNNNNNNNNNNNNNNNNNNNNNNNNNNNNNNNNNNNNNNNNNNNNNNNNNNNNNNNNNNNNNNNNNNNNNNNNNNNNNNNNNNNNNNNNNNNNNNNNNNNNNNNNNNNNNNNNNNNNNNNNNNNNNNNNNNNNNNNNNNNNNNNNNNNNNNNNNNNNNNNNNNNNNNNNNNNNNNNNNNNNNNNNNNNNNNNNNNNNNNNNNNNNNNNNNNNNNNNNNNNNNNNNNNNNNNNNNNNNNNNNNNNNNNNNNNNNNNNNNNNNNNNNNNNNNNNNNNNNNNNNNNNNNNNNNNNNNNNNNNNNNNNNNNNNNNNNNNNNNNNNNNNNNNNNNNNNNNNNNNNNNNNNNNNNNNNNNNNNNNNNNNNNNNNNNNNNNNNNNNNNNNNNNNNNNNNNNNNNNNNNNNNNNNNNNNNNNNNNNNNNNNNNNNNNNNNNNNNNNNNNNNNNNNNNNNNNNNNNNNNNNNNNNNNNNNNNNNNNNNNNNNNNNNNNNNNNNNNNNNNNNNNNNNNNNNNNNNNNNNNNNNNNNNNNNNNNNNNNNNNNNNNNNNNNNNNNNNNNNNNNNNNNNNNNNNNNNNNNNNNNNNNNNNNNNNNNNNNNNNNNNNNNNNNNNNNNNNNNNNNNNNNNNNNNNNNNNNNNNNNNNNNNNNNNNNNNNNNNNNNNNNNNNNNNNNNNNNNNNNNNNNNNNNNNNNNNNNNNNNNNNNNNNNNNNNNNNNNNNNNNNNNNNNNNNNNNNNNNNNNNNNNNNNNNNNNNNNNNNNNNNNNNNNNNNNNNNNNNNNNNNNNNNNNNNNNNNNNNNNNNNNNNNNNNNNNNNNNNNNNNNNNNNNNNNNNNNNNNNNNNNNNNNNNNNNNNNNNNNNNNNNNNNNNNNNNNNNNNNNNNNNNNNNNNNNNNNNNNNNNNNNNNNNNNNNNNNNNNNNNNNNNNNNNNNNNNNNNNNNNNNNNNNNNNNNNNNNNNNNNNNNNNNNNNNNNNNNNNNNNNNNNNNNNNNNNNNNNNNNNNNNNNNNNNNNNNNNNNNNNNNNNNNNNNNNNNNNNNNNNNNNNNNNNNNNNNNNNNNNNNNNNNNNNNNNNNNNNNNNNNNNNNNNNNNNNNNNNNNNNNNNNNNNNNNNNNNNNNNNNNNNNNNNNNNNNNNNNNNNNNNNNNNNNNNNNNNNNNNNNNNNNNNNNNNNNNNNNNNNNNNNNNNNNNNNNNNNNNNNNNNNNNNNNNNNNNNNNNNNNNNNNNNNNNNNNNNNNNNNNNNNNNNNNNNNNNNNNNNNNNNNNNNNNNNNNNNNNNNNNNNNNNNNNNNNNNNNNNNNNNNNNNNNNNNNNNNNNNNNNNNNNNNNNNNNNNNNNNNNNNNNNNNNNNNNNNNNNNNNNNNNNNNNNNNNNNNNNNNNNNNNNNNNNNNNNNNNNNNNNNNNNNNNNNNNNNNNNNNNNNNNNNNNNNNNNNNNNNNNNNNNNNNNNNNNNNNNNNNNNNNNNNNNNNNNNNNNNNNNNNNNNNNNNNNNNNNNNNNNNNNNNNNNNNNNNNNNNNNNNNNNNNNNNNNNNNNNNNNNNNNNNNNNNNNNNNNNNNNNNNNNNNNNNNNNNNNNNNNNNNNNNNNNNNNNNNNNNNNNNNNNNNNNNNNNNNNNNNNNNNNNNNNNNNNNNNNNNNNNNNNNNNNNNNNNNNNNNNNNNNNNNNNNNNNNNNNNNNNNNNNNNNNNNNNNNNNNNNNNNNNNNNNNNNNNNNNNNNNNNNNNNNNNNNNNNNNNNNNNNNNNNNNNNNNNNNNNNNNNNNNNNNNNNNNNNNNNNNNNNNNNNNNNNNNNNNNNNNNNNNNNNNNNNNNNNNNNNNNNNNNNNNNNNNNNNNNNNNNNNNNNNNNNNNNNNNNNNNNNNNNNNNNNNNNNNNNNNNNNNNNNNNNNNNNNNNNNNNNNNNNNNNNNNNNNNNNNNNNNNNNNNNNNNNNNNNNNNNNNNNNNNNNNNNNNNNNNNNNNNNNNNNNNNNNNNNNNNNNNNNNNNNNNNNNNNNNNNNNNNNNNNNNNNNNNNNNNNNNNNNNNNNNNNNNNNNNNNNNNNNNNNNNNNNNNNNNNNNNNNNNNNNNNNNNNNNNNNNNNNNNNNNNNNNNNNNNNNNNNNNNNNNNNNNNNNNNNNNNNNNNNNNNNNNNNNNNNNNNNNNNNNNNNNNNNNNNNNNNNNNNNNNNNNNNNNNNNNNNNNNNNNNNNNNNNNNNNNNNNNNNNNNNNNNNNNNNNNNNNNNNNNNNNNNNNNNNNNNNNNNNNNNNNNNNNNNNNNNNNNNNNNNNNNNNNNNNNNNNNNNNNNNNNNNNNNNNNNNNNNNNNNNNNNNNNNNNNNNNNNNNNNNNNNNNNNNNNNNNNNNNNNNNNNNNNNNNNNNNNNNNNNNNNNNNNNNNNNNNNNNNNNNNNNNNNNNNNNNNNNNNNNNNNNNNNNNNNNNNNNNNNNNNNNNNNNNNNNNNNNNNNNNNNNNNNNNNNNNNNNNNNNNNNNNNNNNNNNNNNNNNNNNNNNNNNNNNNNNNNNNNNNNNNNNNNNNNNNNNNNNNNNNNNNNNNNNNNNNNNNNNNNNNNNNNNNNNNNNNNNNNNNNNNNNNNNNNNNNNNNNNNNNNNNNNNNNNNNNNNNNNNNNNNNNNNNNNNNNNNNNNNNNNNNNNNNNNNNNNNNNNNNNNNNNNNNNNNNNNNNNNNNNNNNNNNNNNNNNNNNNNNNNNNNNNNNNNNNNNNNNNNNNNNNNNNNNNNNNNNNNNNNNNNNNNNNNNNNNNNNNNNNNNNNNNNNNNNNNNNNNNNNNNNNNNNNNNNNNNNNNNNNNNNNNNNNNNNNNNNNNNNNNNNNNNNNNNNNNNNNNNNNNNNNNNNNNNNNNNNNNNNNNNNNNNNNNNNNNNNNNNNNNNNNNNNNNNNNNNNNNNNNNNNNNNNNNNNNNNNNNNNNNNNNNNNNNNNNNNNNNNNNNNNNNNNNNNNNNNNNNNNNNNNNNNNNNNNNNNNNNNNNNNNNNNNNNNNNNNNNNNNNNNNNNNNNNNNNNNNNNNNNNNNNNNNNNNNNNNNNNNNNNNNNNNNNNNNNNNNNNNNNNNNNNNNNNNNNNNNNNNNNNNNNNNNNNNNNNNNNNNNNNNNNNNNNNNNNNNNNNNNNNNNNNNNNNNNNNNNNNNNNNNNNNNNNNNNNNNNNNNNNNNNNNNNNNNNNNNNNNNNNNNNNNNNNNNNNNNNNNNNNNNNNNNNNNNNNNNNNNNNNNNNNNNNNNNNNNNNNNNNNNNNNNNNNNNNNNNNNNNNNNNNNNNNNNNNNNNNNNNNNNNNNNNNNNNNNNNNNNNNNNNNNNNNNNNNNNNNNNNNNNNNNNNNNNNNNNNNNNNNNNNNNNNNNNNNNNNNNNNNNNNNNNNNNNNNNNNNNNNNNNNNNNNNNNNNNNNNNNNNNNNNNNNNNNNNNNNNNNNNNNNNNNNNNNNNNNNNNNNNNNNNNNNNNNNNNNNNNNNNNNNNNNNNNNNNNNNNNNNNNNNNNNNNNNNNNNNNNNNNNNNNNNNNNNNNNNNNNNNNNNNNNNNNNNNNNNNNNNNNNNNNNNNNNNNNNNNNNNNNNNNNNNNNNNNNNNNNNNNNNNNNNNNNNNNNNNNNNNNNNNNNNNNNNNNNNNNNNNNNNNNNNNNNNNNNNNNNNNNNNNNNNNNNNNNNNNNNNNNNNNNNNNNNNNNNNNNNNNNNNNNNNNNNNNNNNNNNNNNNNNNNNNNNNNNNNNNNNNNNNNNNNNNNNNNNNNNNNNNNNNNNNNNNNNNNNNNNNNNNNNNNNNNNNNNNNNNNNNNNNNNNNNNNNNNNNNNNNNNNNNNNNNNNNNNNNNNNNNNNNNNNNNNNNNNNNNNNNNNNNNNNNNNNNNNNNNNNNNNNNNNNNNNNNNNNNNNNNNNNNNNNNNNNNNNNNNNNNNNNNNNNNNNNNNNNNNNNNNNNNNNNNNNNCTGAGCCAAAATGGTACGATCACCTCCACTGTACCATGTCACACTACAAGTTCGTCCTTGCAATCGAAAACACAGTCACTGAATCATACGTGACCGAGAAGCTTTTCTATGCGCTCGACTCTGGCTCTGTTCCGATATATTTCGGGGCCTCTAACGTGCAAGACTTTGTCCCTCCCCATTCCGTGATCGACGGTAGCAAATTCAGCTCGATGCAGGAATTGGCTACGTACGTGAAACGGCTCGGTGATGATCCTGTGGCTTACTCGGAGTACCACGCGTGGAGGCGGTGTGGACTAGTGGGGAACTATGGGAAAACCCGCGCAGTGAGTCTCGATACGTTGCCGTGTCGGTTGTGCGAAGAGATTAGCAGAAGAGGCGGGAAAAACGCCGGATTTTGACAAGCCAGTGAGCCACCGGTGGTTTTACAGGTGTGAGACTGTTACAAATAGAGTGAGTTCTGTAAATGTTATCTCATGATCTGTTTATGATATAATCTCACATGTCACATCATAAAGTAAATTCAGTCAAATCATGTGTTTAAGAGACAAAGCACAGAAAGTTTTTCACATGCTATCGAGTTACAGCTTAAGTTGTCCCAAGGAAATTATTCTAATCGCTCATGAGAGTGTGATCCTTTGGCCCTCAAAACAAGCATGTCAAAGGCTTATGATAGAGTTGAGTGCACTTTCTTGGAGTAGCTTTTGTATACTGTTGATGTGTGATGTTTTGTGTACGCTCAATGTTATAGTactgttttttttcataatcgaaatggattatgttttgtgagcgcttattaaaatacaaaattccaatcaaaattcagaatattatcacttttaaaaaaatttagacaaaaagaACGAGAAATTTAATgttaataaaatactaaaattaggAAATCTTTTGCGAAAAAAGTTCCTTCTTGTAAATGTAATCAAATATTACATACATGTGTCTTCTAGTATACTAACCATTAAATgcattatatagaaaaatatgatattagatttgattttaagctaattaaactaaaaattcttcaaaatcaCCATATATTCATAACAAATATGCACAATagtatagaaaaagaaagaaagaaaatagaaatgaaaaacaatttgatatggTGAGATATATT is a genomic window containing:
- the LOC104751043 gene encoding alpha-(1,4)-fucosyltransferase-like isoform X2 → MPMRHLNAIAVLLMMFFTLLILSFTGVLEFPAASTSIPATKLPDSTSDPFSDVLLAYKKWDFRVGCARFKENHKDSIRGNVSSGSLQVSGGELGCGKLKMEHVKVLVKGWTWIPDNLENLYSCRCGMTCLWTKSPVLVDSPDALLFETTTPPLQRRVGDPLRVFMELEAGRKRSGCEDIFISYHAKDDVQTTYAGALFHNNRNYHISPHKNNDVLVYWSSSRCLPHRDRLAKSLLDLIPHHSLGKCLNNVGGLDAALSMYPECVAESNTEPKWYDHLHCTMSHYKFVLAIENTVTESYVTEKLFYALDSGSVPIYFGASNVQDFVPPHSVIDGSKFSSMQELATYVKRLGDDPVAYSEYHAWRRCGLVGNYGKTRAVSLDTLPCRLCEEISRRGGKNAGF
- the LOC104751043 gene encoding alpha-(1,4)-fucosyltransferase-like isoform X1, whose translation is MPMRHLNAIAVLLMMFFTLLILSFTGVLEFPAASTSIPATKLPDSTSDPFSDVLLAYKKWDFRVGCARFKENHKDSIRGNVSSGSLQVSGGELGCGKLKMEHVKVLVKGWTWIPDNLENLYSCRCGMTCLWTKSPVLVDSPDALLFETTTPPLQRRVGDPLRVFMELEAGRKRSGCEDIFISYHAKDDVQTTYAGALFHNNRNYHISPHKNNDVLVYWSSSRCLPHRDRLAKSLLDLIPHHSLGKCLNNVGGLDAALSMYPECVAESNTEPKWYDHLHCTMSHYKFVLAIENTVTESYVTEKLFYALDSGSVPIYFGASNVQDFVPPHSVIDGSKFSSMQELATYVKRLGDDPVAYSEYHAWRRCGLVGNYGKTRAVSLDTLPCRLCEEISRRGGKNAGF